AGATGGACGTCCCAATGATGGTTGGGAATCTCAGCAATCACCTCAGTGGATTGATCAGATTCTGCAAGTGCTTCCAGTTGATTATCGACATCCTGATCTCTGGAAGTGGGCACTGAATGCTGATTCGCGTATCTGCCTTCAATACTGTGAAAATGAGACACTTCGAGCCAGAGATTGGCATGCACACATTCCCACAATGGAGTGGCAAAAGTCAGATGGCACAACTCAAACATCGGCTGACATGTTTGGACTTCCACCGAGAATAGATCAGAATGCACCATTGGCATATGGTGAAAAGCCCATCGTAAGTGTTCCCTACGAGGGTGCGCTTGCAGCAGGATTACGGATTTCCACGAAAAGCACAGAGTATCGTTTGCCGACTGAGGCAGAGTGGGAAAAAGGGGCACGTGGCGGTTTGATCAATCAGGCTTACCCCTGGGGCAATGAGAAGCCCACACATGATCGATGTGACTTTGCACGCTTTGACGAATTCTCTCTGCTTAAGCCAAAGTCACTTACACCAAACGGTTATGGACTCTACGCCATGAGTGGCAGCGTATGGGAGTGGACATCAGACTGGTACGATGCCAAATACTACGCATCTAGCCCTGTACAGAATCCGCCGGGGCCGAAAGGCGGCGAGGAGCGTGT
The Phototrophicus methaneseepsis DNA segment above includes these coding regions:
- a CDS encoding SUMF1/EgtB/PvdO family nonheme iron enzyme gives rise to the protein MELEHILSATDPEGDAEEVFGFAQQLEKRGDLDAAASAYDRAYGLAPDRDDIRSARANLLDRLSVIEHGIGFRYIPAGTFLMGSESGDPDEQPVHPVRLDAYWLSETPISWAKFCELMDFQPPPDGRPNDGWESQQSPQWIDQILQVLPVDYRHPDLWKWALNADSRICLQYCENETLRARDWHAHIPTMEWQKSDGTTQTSADMFGLPPRIDQNAPLAYGEKPIVSVPYEGALAAGLRISTKSTEYRLPTEAEWEKGARGGLINQAYPWGNEKPTHDRCDFARFDEFSLLKPKSLTPNGYGLYAMSGSVWEWTSDWYDAKYYASSPVQNPPGPKGGEERVLRGGSWTDDAEAVTVSYRMSGQYGGAANIGFRLYRGLTNTIEI